A single region of the Gorilla gorilla gorilla isolate KB3781 chromosome 1, NHGRI_mGorGor1-v2.1_pri, whole genome shotgun sequence genome encodes:
- the KPRP gene encoding keratinocyte proline-rich protein yields MCDQQQIQCRLPLQQCCVKGPSFCSSHSPFAQSQVVVQAPCEMQIVDCPASCPVQVCQVSDQAPCQSQTTQVKCQSKTKQVKGQAPCQSKTTQVKGQAASQSQTSSVQSQAPCQSEVSYVQCEASQPVQTCFVECAPVCYTETCYVECPVQNYVPCPAPQPVQMYRGRPAVCQTQGRFSTQCQYQGSYSSCGPQFQSRATCNNYTPQFQLRPSYSSCFPQYRSRASFSPCVPQCQTQGSYGSFTEQHRSRSTSRCLPPPRRLQLFPRSCSPPRRFEPCSSSYLPLRPSEGFPNYCTPPRRSEPIYNSRCPRRPISSCSQRRGPKCRIEISSPCCPRQVPPQRCPVEIPPIRRRSQSCGPQPSWGASCPELRPHVEPRPLPSFCPPRRLDQCPESPLQRCPPPAPRPRLRPEPCISLEPRPRPLPRQLSEPCLYPEPLPAPRPTPRPVPLPRPGQCEIPEPRPRLQPCEHPEPCPRPEPIPLPAPCPSPEPCREPWRSPSPCWGPNPVPYPGDLGCHESSPHRLDTEAPYCGPSSYNQGQESGAGCGPGDVFPERRGQDGHGDQGNAFAGVKGEAKSAYF; encoded by the coding sequence ATGTGTGACCAGCAGCAGATCCAGTGCCGCCTGCCGCTCCAACAGTGCTGCGTCAAGGGTCCCTCCTTCTGCTCCTCTCACTCCCCCTTTGCCCAGAGCCAAGTGGTGGTTCAAGCCCCTTGTGAGATGCAAATTGTGGACTGCCCTGCATCATGCCCAGTTCAAGTTTGCCAGGTGTCAGACCAGGCTCCATGCCAGTCTCAGACCACACAGGTGAAGTGCCAGTCTAAGACCAAGCAGGTGAAGGGCCAGGCTCCATGTCAGTCTAAGACCACCCAGGTGAAGGGCCAGGCTGCATCCCAATCTCAAACTTCCTCTGTTCAAAGCCAGGCTCCATGCCAATCTGAGGTGTCCTACGTGCAGTGCGAAGCCTCACAACCTGTTCAGACTTGCTTCGTAGAATGTGCTCCAGTTTGTTATACAGAAACTTGTTATGTAGAATGCCCGGTCCAGAACTATGTACCCTGTCCAGCTCCTCAGCCTGTCCAGATGTATAGAGGGCGTCCTGCAGTGTGCCAGACTCAGGGAAGATTCTCCACCCAGTGCCAGTATCAAGGCTCCTACAGCAGTTGTGGCCCCCAGTTTCAGTCAAGGGCTACCTGCAACAACTACACACCCCAGTTCCAGTTGAGGCCTTCCTACAGCAGCTGTTTCCCTCAGTATCGGTCCCGGGCTTCATTTAGCCCCTGTGTGCCCCAGTGCCAGACCCAGGGCTCCTATGGGAGCTTCACTGAACAGCACCGCTCTCGGAGCACCAGCAGATGCCTTCCTCCTCCTCGGCGGCTGCAGCTTTTCCCCCGCAGCTGTTCCCCACCAAGACGTTTTGAGCCCTGCTCCAGCAGCTACCTGCCACTAAGACCCTCTGAAGGTTTCCCTAACTACTGCACCCCACCCCGCCGCTCTGAACCCATATATAACAGTCGCTGTCCTCGCCGCCCCATTTCAAGCTGCTCTCAGAGACGTGGCCCCAAGTGCCGAATCGAGATTTCCTCCCCGTGCTGCCCCAGGCAGGTTCCCCCACAGAGGTGTCCTGTTGAGATTCCTCCCATCAGACGCCGCTCCCAGAGCTGTGGCCCGCAGCCCTCCTGGGGCGCCTCCTGCCCCGAGCTGAGGCCACACGTAGAGCCACGTCCGCTCCCAAGCTTCTGTCCACCACGTCGTCTTGACCAGTGTCCAGAGTCACCACTGCAGCGATGTCCACCTCCTGCTCCACGTCCACGTCTGCGCCCAGAACCATGCATAAGTCTAGAACCACGCCCGCGTCCTCTACCACGACAACTTTCAGAACCGTGTTTGTATCCAGAACCACTTCCAGCACCACGTCCAACACCGCGGCCAGTTCCCCTTCCTCGCCCAGGGCAGTGTGAGATTCCAGAGCCACGTCCACGTCTGCAGCCCTGTGAGCACCCAGAGCCTTGTCCACGACCAGAGCCAATTCCCCTGCCGGCGCCCTGCCCAAGCCCGGAGCCCTGCAGGGAGCCTTGGCGCAGCCCCAGCCCATGCTGGGGCCCAAATCCAGTTCCATACCCAGGAGACCTAGGCTGTCATGAGTCTAGTCCACACCGCCTAGACACCGAAGCTCCCTACTGTGGCCCATCCAGTTATAACCAGGGGCAAGAAAGTGGTGCTGGCTGTGGGCCTGGTGATGTGTTTCCAGAGCGGAGGGGTCAGGATGGCCATGGAGACCAAGGCAATGCCTTTGCTGGAGTGAAAGGGGAAGCAAAGAgtgcttatttttaa